Proteins encoded in a region of the Phoenix dactylifera cultivar Barhee BC4 chromosome 3, palm_55x_up_171113_PBpolish2nd_filt_p, whole genome shotgun sequence genome:
- the LOC103723003 gene encoding ABC transporter F family member 4-like, with amino-acid sequence MGRKPASDDRSSAAPSSKPSKSSAAGGKKEKLSVSAMLASMDKPKPSSSAAVSKKSKPKPNRNSYMDELDLPPTDDDDVDESDLADADEIPKAKTRSAVTELTAATLSDKEVKKRGKKEQIAAANAEHARKEALKDDKDVFNVVIGTRASALDTDGQDAAADANVRDVSIENFTVSAAGKELLKNASLKISHGKRYGLVGPNGKGKSTLLKLLAWRKIPVPRNIDVLLVEQEVVGDDRTALEAVVSANEELVRLREEVATLSERTEGDEDDDDGERLAELYERLQLLGSDAAEAQASKILAGLGFTKEMQVRPTRSFSGGWRMRISLARALFMQPTLLLLDEPTNHLDLRAVLWLEEYLCRWKKTLVVVSHDRDFLNSVCSEIIHLHEMKLHIYRGNFDDFESGYEQKRKEVNKKFETYDKQRKAAQRSGSKAQQDKVKERAKFVASKEASKSKGKGKVDDDDDLPQDVPQKWKDYTVQFSFPEPTELTPPLLQLIEVSFSYPNREDFRLSNVDVGIDMGTRVAIVGPNGAGKSTLLNLLAGDLVPTEGEVRRSQKLRIGRYSQHFVDLLTMEENPVRYLLRLHPDQEGFSKQEAVRAKLGKFGLPSHNHLTPIAKLSGGQKARVVFTSISMSKPHILLLDEPTNHLDMQSIDALAEALEQFTGGVVLVSHDSRLISRVCEDEEKSEIWIVEEGTVTKYPGTFEDYKDDLVREIKAEVDE; translated from the coding sequence ATGGGGAGGAAGCCGGCCTCCGACGACCGCTCCTCTGCTGCCCCCTCTTCGAAGCCCTCGAAGTCCTCCGCCGCCGGCGGCAAGAAGGAGAAGCTCTCGGTCTCCGCCATGCTCGCCAGCATGGACAAGCCcaagccctcctcctccgccgccgtctCCAAGAAATCCAAGCCGAAACCCAACCGCAACTCCTACATGGATGAGCTCGATTTGCCCCCCACAGACGATGATGACGTCGATGAATCCGATCTCGCCGACGCCGATGAGATCCCAAAGGCCAAGACACGTTCCGCCGTTACCGAGCTCACCGCCGCCACGCTTTCCGACAAGGAGGTCAAGAAGCGGGGGAAGAAGGAGCAGATCGCTGCGGCCAACGCCGAGCACGCCCGTAAGGAGGCCCTCAAGGATGACAAAGACGTGTTCAACGTGGTCATCGGCACCCGCGCCTCCGCTCTCGATACCGACGGCCAGGACGCCGCCGCCGATGCCAACGTTCGGGATGTTTCGATCGAAAACTTCACGGTGTCGGCCGCGGGCAAGGAGCTGCTCAAGAACGCCTCCTTGAAGATCTCCCACGGCAAGCGCTACGGCCTTGTCGGTCCCAACGGCAAGGGCAAGTCCACCCTCCTGAAGCTTCTCGCATGGCGGAAGATCCCCGTCCCCCGGAACATCGATGTGCTTCTCGTCGAGCAGGAGGTGGTCGGTGATGACCGGACTGCCCTCGAGGCCGTGGTCTCTGCCAACGAAGAGCTCGTCAGGCTCCGCGAGGAGGTGGCCACCCTGTCTGAGAGGACAGAAGGGGATGAGGACGATGACGATGGCGAGCGGCTTGCAGAATTGTACGAAAGATTGCAGCTTTTGGGCTCTGATGCTGCTGAGGCTCAGGCGTCCAAGATATTGGCAGGTCTGGGGTTCACCAAGGAGATGCAGGTTCGCCCCACCCGGTCGTTCAGCGGAGGATGGAGGATGAGGATCTCTTTGGCTCGAGCCCTCTTCATGCAGCCGACCTTGTTGTTGCTCGACGAGCCGACCAACCACCTTGATCTCAGGGCGGTGCTTTGGCTCGAGGAGTACCTGTGCCGGTGGAAGAAGACGCTCGTGGTGGTCTCCCATGACCGCGACTTCCTTAACAGTGTCTGCAGTGAAATCATCCACCTTCATGAGATGAAGCTTCATATCTACCGTGGGAACTTCGATGACTTCGAGAGCGGCTACGAGCAGAAGCGCAAGGAGGTGAACAAGAAGTTTGAGACATACGACAAGCAGAGGAAGGCGGCGCAGAGGAGCGGAAGCAAGGCGCAGCAGGACAAGGTCAAGGAGCGAGCCAAGTTTGTTGCTTCCAAGGAAGCTTCAAAGAGCAAGGGGAAGGGTAAGGTAGATGATGACGATGACCTGCCGCAGGACGTCCCCCAGAAGTGGAAGGACTACACTGTTCAGTTCAGCTTCCCTGAGCCTACCGAGCTCACACCTCCCCTCTTGCAGCTCATCGAGGTGAGCTTCAGTTACCCCAACAGGGAGGATTTCAGGCTTTCGAATGTTGACGTCGGCATCGACATGGGAACGAGGGTTGCCATTGTGGGTCCTAATGGAGCCGGGAAGTCGACACTCTTGAATTTGCTTGCAGGAGACTTGGTGCCCACCGAGGGCGAGGTGCGCAGGAGCCAAAAACTGAGGATTGGGAGGTATTCCCAACATTTTGTGGATCTCTTGACAATGGAAGAGAACCCAGTTCGGTATCTCCTCCGTCTTCATCCGGACCAGGAAGGATTCAGCAAGCAAGAGGCCGTTCGTGCGAAGCTTGGCAAGTTTGGACTGCCGAGCCACAATCACCTTACCCCTATTGCCAAACTCTCTGGTGGTCAGAAGGCCCGAGTCGTCTTTACTTCGATTTCTATGTCCAAGCCTCATATTCTATTGCTGGATGAGCCCACAAATCATCTAGATATGCAGAGTATCGATGCTTTGGCTGAAGCACTGGAGCAGTTCACTGGTGGGGTTGTCTTGGTGAGCCACGACTCACGGCTGATATCTCGCGTCTgtgaggatgaagagaagagcgAGATATGGATCGTGGAAGAAGGCACTGTGACGAAATACCCAGGTACCTTTGAAGACTACAAGGACGACCTGGTAAGAGAAATCAAGGCAGAGGTAGACGAATGA